Genomic window (Staphylococcus debuckii):
ATTTTTGCAAGAATTGCGCACCGATTTGCGCAGCCATTCTTCCTGCAACTTCACTCATTGGTGTTAATAATGGTAAAGAGTTATCAGGCAATTGAACTGTTTCATAAGCAATTGCTACAACTTTCTTCTCAGCTAATTTTTCTGTTAACTCTTTGTCGTTTGCCAAGTGTAAATAAGTGAACAAGATTAAGTCTTCTCTGAAGTATTGATATTCTTCTTTGATTGGTTCCTTAACCTTGATAACCATTTCTACATCCCAAGCTTCACTAGCGCTGTTTACAATTTCAGCACCTACAGCTTTATAATCTTCATCCGTGAAGAATGAACCTTCTCCAGCAGTGTGTTCGACAAGCACAGTATGCCCTTTCTCTACTAATGCATGCACACCACTTGGTGATAAACCTACTCTGTTTTCATTATTTTTTATCTCTTTTGGAATACCTATTTTCATTCCGTACACCTCCCATGCATTATCGTAACGCGAAAGCGATGGAAGCGCAATCATTATGGCTATAATTATTGATAAGTTTAAATTATTACGAATTATAAGATTATTGTAACCTTCAATAAATTGTAAATATTTAACTTAATATAATCATTTCTAATATTCTGTAAACTGTGCTAAAATAAAATTGAATAGAAGAAGGAGGTCATTTACGATGTTAACTTACAAACATATTTTAATCGCTGTTGATGGATCGCAAGAAGCTGAATGGGCATTCAATAAAGCGGTGGAAGTTGCAAAACGTAATGATGCTAAACTCATTATTACAAATGTTATTGATTCAAGAACTTATACTTCTTATGAGGTATATGATGTACAATTCACTGAGAAATCTAAACAATTCTCTGAAGAGTTACTTAAAGGGTACAAAGAATTCGCTCATGAAGAAGGCGTGAAAGATGTAGAAACATTATTAGAGTTTGGTTCTCCTAAAGCAATTATTCCTAAGAAAATTGCTAAAGAAGTCGATGCAGACTTAGTAATTTGTGGTACATCTGGTTTAAACGCAGTTGAAAGATTTATCGTTGGTTCAGTTTCTGAAGCAATTGTACGCCACTCTCCTTGTGATGTGTTGGTAGTACGTACAGAAGAAATGCCTGAAGATTTCCAACCACAAGTTGCGACTGAAGAATTACGTAAACAATATCAAGCAAAATAAAACCATCTATCATTTAAATGATTACGAGGGGCAGAGACATAATGATGTCTTTGCTCCTCATTTTTTTGCATTAAAAAACAATCCATCTGATAGGAATTGGGACAAATTAAAGTTCCAACCTCTATCAAACGGATTGTTCTTTTTTTAATTATAGACTACCGAATTTAACAGCGTCTCTTGCTATCATGACTTCTTCATTTGTAGGAATTACAATGACTTTTACTGGTGAGTGAGGGTAATTGATAAATCCTTCAGTGCCATGCAACTGAGAATTTTTCTTAGGATCCCAATACACACCCATGAATTCTAATCCTTCTAAAACACGAGCACGTACTTCATCAGAGTTTTCCCCTACTCCTGCAGTAAAGATAACGACATCCACACCATGCATTTTTGCTGCATAAGAACCAATGTATTTATGAATACGTGATGCGAACACATCTAAAGCAAGTTGCGCGCGTGTTTTACCTTCTTCAGCATCTTGTTCTAAATCGCGCAAATCACTTGAAGTACCTGAAATACCAAGTAAACCTGATTCTTTATTTAAGATGTCTAATACTGCTTCAGCACTTTTACCTGTTTTTTCCATGATGTATGGAATTAAGGCTGGATCAATATCACCTGAACGTGTACCCATTGTTACACCTGCTAAAGGTGTGAAGCCCATTGAAGTATCTACTGATTCGCCGCCGTCGATTGCAGCGATTGAAGCACCATTACCGATATGACATGAGATAATACGTAATTCTTCAATCGGTTTGCCGAGAATTTCAGCTGCACGTTGTGATACAAATTTATGACTTGTACCGTGGAAACCATATTTACGAATACCATAGTCTTTATAATAGTGGAACGGTAAGCTGTATAAATAAGCTTGTTCAGGCATAGTTTGATGGAAGGATGTATCGAATACTGCCACATGCGGAATTCCTGGCAATAACTTACGGAACGCACGAATACCCATCAAGTTGGCCGGGTTATGCAATGGCGCAAGTTCTGTTAAAGATTCGATTTGTTTTTCCACATCGTTTGTTACTAATGCTGATTCAGGGAAAAGTTCACCGCCATGTACTACACGGTGGCCTGTTCCATCGATATCATTGATATCACGAATAATGCCTAAATCAATTAAGTTATCTAACATGACATTAACAGCTTGTACGTGGTCATTAATTTCCTTTTCATCCGAAAATTTACGACCGTCGTATTCAACAGTTATCTTTGAGCCTTTAAGACCGATTCTTTCAATTAAGCCTTTACTGACTAATTTTTCTTCAGGCATTTCGATAAGTTGAAATTTCAATGATGAGCTGCCTGCGTTAATCGCTAAAACTAAATTTGACATAAGAGTATGCCTCCAATTTTTCCATTTTCTTTTACCATATCTATTTAACCATTAATACAGTGCAAATACAAGATTGTTACAGTTAAAATTTGTGATGATTTTGTTGCAGCCATTCATTCAATTCACCCATAAATTTTTGGAATTGTTGTGGTGCTTTGAAATCTGGAATATTCGCTAACAACACCTCTACAGAGTGCGTTTCGCCTTGTTCTTTTTTCTGCAGAATTAAAATAGATTTACGAGAATTTTCACTTTTGAATAGTGTTTTCGGTAAGTTAAGGAATGCTTGCATTTCAGTATCTGTAGCAATAAATTTTTCAAGCTGTTTCACTTCATTA
Coding sequences:
- a CDS encoding universal stress protein, which translates into the protein MLTYKHILIAVDGSQEAEWAFNKAVEVAKRNDAKLIITNVIDSRTYTSYEVYDVQFTEKSKQFSEELLKGYKEFAHEEGVKDVETLLEFGSPKAIIPKKIAKEVDADLVICGTSGLNAVERFIVGSVSEAIVRHSPCDVLVVRTEEMPEDFQPQVATEELRKQYQAK
- a CDS encoding acetate kinase — translated: MSNLVLAINAGSSSLKFQLIEMPEEKLVSKGLIERIGLKGSKITVEYDGRKFSDEKEINDHVQAVNVMLDNLIDLGIIRDINDIDGTGHRVVHGGELFPESALVTNDVEKQIESLTELAPLHNPANLMGIRAFRKLLPGIPHVAVFDTSFHQTMPEQAYLYSLPFHYYKDYGIRKYGFHGTSHKFVSQRAAEILGKPIEELRIISCHIGNGASIAAIDGGESVDTSMGFTPLAGVTMGTRSGDIDPALIPYIMEKTGKSAEAVLDILNKESGLLGISGTSSDLRDLEQDAEEGKTRAQLALDVFASRIHKYIGSYAAKMHGVDVVIFTAGVGENSDEVRARVLEGLEFMGVYWDPKKNSQLHGTEGFINYPHSPVKVIVIPTNEEVMIARDAVKFGSL